A stretch of Mytilus edulis chromosome 11, xbMytEdul2.2, whole genome shotgun sequence DNA encodes these proteins:
- the LOC139495048 gene encoding uncharacterized protein isoform X2, translated as MEENVTIVAYGELIKNVDPNCELLFQRCWSVSWFNDHNFGWELLKSRATTARDFLPRPQPTAFRVLANATSRLLLTFKTAADARPKALREKFLFFGRCGKNFTDLFEKVYRRNSFCNTSGI; from the exons atggaggaaaacgttaccattgtcgcctatggagaattaattaaaaatgttgacccaaattgtgaactattatttcaaaggtgttggagtgtttcatggttcaatgatcacAATTTCGGATGGGAGCTGCTGAAATCGAG AGCCACTACAGCACGAGACTTTCTACCCAGACCACAACCTACAGCTTTTAGGGTCTTAGCCAATGCAACATCCCgtttattattgactttcaaGACTGCTGCAGATGCACGGCCTAAGGCATTGCgagaaaaattcttattcttcggtag atgcgGAAAAAACTTCACAGATTTGTTCGAAAAGGTGTACCGAAGAAATTCATTCTGCAATACAAGTGGAATCTGA
- the LOC139495048 gene encoding uncharacterized protein isoform X1, which translates to MEENVTIVAYGELIKNVDPNCELLFQRCWSVSWFNDHNFGWELLKSRATTARDFLPRPQPTAFRVLANATSRLLLTFKTAADARPKALREKFLFFDAEKTSQICSKRCTEEIHSAIQVESDIC; encoded by the exons atggaggaaaacgttaccattgtcgcctatggagaattaattaaaaatgttgacccaaattgtgaactattatttcaaaggtgttggagtgtttcatggttcaatgatcacAATTTCGGATGGGAGCTGCTGAAATCGAG AGCCACTACAGCACGAGACTTTCTACCCAGACCACAACCTACAGCTTTTAGGGTCTTAGCCAATGCAACATCCCgtttattattgactttcaaGACTGCTGCAGATGCACGGCCTAAGGCATTGCgagaaaaattcttattcttcg atgcgGAAAAAACTTCACAGATTTGTTCGAAAAGGTGTACCGAAGAAATTCATTCTGCAATACAAGTGGAATCTGACATTTGCTGA